The region ctagaattacaagtgtgatctACCAGATTTTCAATGGGGAGgacagagccggggggggggggggtgggggggtgggcggggtggAGAATTGTGctggtcccagagcttgaactccaggcctgagcactgttcctcagcttttttgctctaccactggagctataactttacttccagcttttttggtagctaattggagacctttctgtctgagctggcttcaaaccttggtcctcagatctcagtctgctgagtagctaggattacaggcttgagccactggtgctccatTTCGGAAAAATTTAAATGAGGACATTTTCATCTATATCTTCAGCTTATTGGTGCTTTGATGCGTCCTGCTTCTTCCATCCATCCTGCTAAGGAGGCTGCATTTCCAGGAGTTACAGATCAGAAGACAGAGGCTCCAGATGCAATGTGATTACAGAAAGAGCTATTGAAAGCAGGTCTTTTTGttccagagcaagtgctcctTCCAGATCTGGGGTTCCAGTACACCAGTTTGTGAGGTGAAGGTTCAGAGCCACgttgggatgggggtgggtgaaCTGGGTCTCTGTAGCTTGGTGTTgccttttttggtttgtttttgtcttttgtagttttgtcttttttttttccagagctggggaccaacctcagggccttgcactcaccaggcaggcactcttccgctgagccagatgcCCAGCCCCTGTAGCTTGGTGTAAACTTCAACCCACCCTCAGAAAATACCTATATATGGAGTGGCCACACCCAGGAATGACTTACCCCACATGAACCCCAGAAGTTATCTCCAGAAACCAACCACTGAAACCTTCCAAGGGAGGAAGGTGTCTCACACCACAGCCTGTGCATCCTGTGTGCTAACATGCCATCCTCCCACATGTTTCCATTcatcttccacccccccccccccactgtctaGAGACAATGACCTAAGTGTGTTAGCACTAAACCACAATTACTGACTCTAGTTTGGGGCCCTGAGAATATCAGAGTGGGGAGCAATTAGAAGGGTCAAGTACCACACTAGGACCCTGTGCTAGATGTCAGAACCCAGAGGCCAAAACTGGACCTAGGCAATTAGCCTGCCTTAAGGAAGGCAGGATCAGGCTAAGGATGTAGCTCAGGCCTGCCTAACATGCACAGGCAACCTAGATTTGGTTACTAGAACCACAACATAAataaggagaaaatggaaaaaataggtCTGTGTGCTGACAGTAGAGACCACACACAGTTTCTTAAAGCTGTGCTAATTCTTGAAAGGAAGCTTGGGTGGAAGACAATTATAACGTAGCAAGGaccaggctgggaatgaggcttaatggtagagtgcttgcctagcatgcatgaagccctggcttcaattccttagtaccacatccacagaaaaagccagaagtggcgctgtggctcaagtagtagagtgctagccttgagcaaaagctcagggacagtgctcaggccctgagctcaagcctggcaaaaacaaactggACTGgggaggaaaaaacacaacatagTAAGGACTGAGAGGGATACAGAAAGGGCCTGACTCCCTCAGGTGATGTGAGGGAAAGTGGCCTGCCTCACAGGCTAAGAGAGAGATACCTGCTATACAAAGCCAGGGCCAGCCAGGAAGGAGAAGGCAGCATCAGACAACAGCATGGAGGAAGCCATACTGTATTACACAGAGTGTGGCTGCCACGGGCTGAGGGCTGAAAATCCTGAGCCACGGATAGGATCACTAACATCAAGATCAGATTGGCTCTCTTCAGCAGTTCTCCTTTATCAGTGCTCATAAAGCTGTGCTCTAATTTTGCTGGTCCTAGAGGACCTCATGTTGACTAATTTTATTACAGACTCAAGATGGAAAGGattttttcttccctgggctaatTCATCATGTCTGAGGAGTTGGAGTAATTATAGTTCATATTACATCATTGCAGACTGCCCAGAACGATCTTTGCTAGGCACTATATTTCAACAACCCTAAGATAACATCAGCTACAAGATGCTTGTAAAAAGAGGCAGGCCAATGCTAtgctcattcctgcaatcctagctactcaagaggctgagttttgaaaatccagatttgaagccagcccaggtaggaaattccataaaattccaattaaccagccaaaaagcctgaagtagagcagTGATTtgagtgctagagtgccagatagccgttaaaaaaaaaaaaaaaaaaaaaaaaaaaaagctaagggacagctccccagccaagttcatgccccagtaccaaaacacacacacacacacacacacacacacacacacacacacacacacacggttccaggggctgggattgtggcttagtagttgagtgcttgcttagcatgcatgaagccctgggtttgattccttagtacctcAGTATAAGTAGAAAAAGCTgtaagaggtgctgtggctcaagtggtagagtgctagccttgagcaaaaagaagccagggacagtgctcagaccctgagttcaagtcccaggactggcaaaaaaagggggggtggctCCATGTGAGTACCCTAGAGCTGAGGCAACTGAGCTGAAGCTGGTGAAAGGACCAGGAATGGAGCAGGCACTCTGACTACCTCCTAGAGGGAAGGGCTTGGTTTTCCTGAAGTTAAGAAACAGGAGGAGATGAGTGGATCTAAAAACTGTGATACCTACATACAATGGAAGTTTACAccaccattagaaagaataatgccattttcaaggaaatggaactagaacaaatcatgttaagtgaggtaagagagacaaatgctgcatgttttttctcatatgcagaagctagatctaaaaatacactgggacatgataaatgatataggactctaggcattcacacacagtgagactaaaggagaatGCTCTTAcaggaggaacccaaaggtgcaatgcctatgtgcatttgatatataaaataatctatattgaaataaacttaaaaaaaaaactaccaaggGCAGTAGGCTCCAAGGTTTAAGTGCTAAAGCTCAGAGGATCAAGCCAAATTTCCTAGACCTGCTGGCAGCTGGGGTGGAGCTTCAAGGCTTCATGAATTGTGACACTGGCCCCTGGGGATGGCCAGCACAGTGAGGATTCCGGCTGAAAGATCAGAAGGACAGAAGCCTAAGGCCCAAGCATTTGGCTCAAATGGTTACCAGTAGGCTGGAGAGGACATcagggaagccaggcactgtgttGGTGGCTCAGGAAGGTTAGAAGCTATAGAGGTTAGGTGCAGGACCAAGCACTATTCACAAaagacaagatatggaaacaaaccagatgccccacaatagacaaatggatccaaaaaatgtggtgcctacatacaatgaattttacacagccattagaaagggtaaaataatgtcattcacaGGAAGtgaatggaactagaacaaaatcatattaagtgagacAAACAGCACctgttctccctgatatgcacaaatagatttaaaatgcaacaggatatgacaaattatacaggtttctagatactcacatacaagaggatagtcttaggagaataTCACCATGCTGTAATACTCAAGCACCTCTTCACacgtacataaaataatatacataatgaaacaaactccaaagataaggaaacaaaggacctttttttaatttgtctttttgttttcagatgaCTGTATTCATTACTTCACATATGGTATATCCACATGCACATGTGAGAGAAGGTAGGACACAGAATCAGTGGaaaatgggtttttaaaaaaaaaaagtgcaactaCAGAGTCCACTGGCTGccctggacattgatgaaaatgaaccatgcaacttgtgggcagcgatgggagggagggaatgggagagaatgagggaacaggtgctactatgcaaaaggaaggaaatgtacttatggcctgacatatgtaaaggtaaccccgctgtatatcacctctaaaacaaaaataaattaaaaaatgaaataaggtgCAGGGCCAAATGGTGAGCACAAAATTAACCCCTCAGATCAGATTCTTCCATACAAGTATGTGGTCTGGGGGTTCCTTCCATAGCTACAAAAAGGGGCCCATGATGAGGGTACCTATGTTACTGTGAAGACATTTAGCTGTTTCCTGGTATCCATGGTGATTGTCAAAAGAATGGCTCTTCTTAATGGGAACAGTcacattttttggcagtacttgaaCCCAGcatctcatgcatgctaggtaaatgctcttatcacttgagccacacctcctgacTTTGGTGTTTTGTTgctggattttttgttgttgttttgagacagagcctCAACATGATCCCTCCCAAGGCAGCCTTAATGAAAGCTGAGATGTGGAACCTGCACATTACTGTCACGTAAGTATTCATACGCTTCCttcattgaacaaatatttattaagcgcCTATATGTGCCAAGTCCTGGGGGCACAGCTAGATGATGTTCAGTCCCTGCCCTCAAGGAGCTCACAGTCTGGGGCAGACAGCAAACACACAAGTGATAATGCGCCATGAAGTTTTGAGGCAGAGGTATGACAAAGTGCTGGGACACAACAGGATGACTGGTGAATGCTTTCTGGGTAAGGATCAAAGAGGACTTCACAGACCAGTCCCAAAACACAGTGCCATGGCAATGTCTTACACACTGTGGGCAGACTGCACTACCAAAACCTTTACTACTAACTCATCAAAGGCCCTTGGGTTGAGTATCCCCTTCCTCAGGAAAAACCCTAATGTACACTGGGTATGTACCTGTCGGCCAGGTCCTGCAGTGACTAAAGCTATTCCCCACTCCAGAAGCCAACGAAAGAGCAACTGTCCAGGCCAACCTGCTGAGCCCTAATAGGGCCTGTCTGTGTTACCTCATCCAGGGCCTTTGATACTCATGAtgatgtttctgagctggtctatGAGGTTACCTCTTAATACTATAAGAAGACTCCTAACCCGTGCTTCACTGTTCTTCCTTCTCACATGCAGCAAATACCAGCCACCTCTCTGGTTCCTGGCATAGCCCTGTTGGCTTTGTCAGATCAGGCTGCTTCCCTGGGTCCCACAACCACTCACGGCCGCCGCACCAGCTCAATGAGCTgttgaatgtttttgttttggttcgaTAGGCCATTCCTGATATTTTCTAGCAGGCATCTCTTCAATTCAAAAATGGCTTCACTGTACCCTAAGCTCACAGCAGCCATGGGCGGTGCTCCATGCCACAGGGCTGGGATGTGCCACACATGCTGTCTCTCGGGGTTGCAAAAGGCCGTGCCTGCCAGTGTCCGGAAGCCACACCCCTGCTTCTCCATTTGAGCAGCAGCTCTGCTCAGGTCACTAGGTGGGTCCAGGAGCTGCCTCCTGTCTCTAGGCTTAGGGCTGGGGACAGACATGTCATGAAGGTTCTGGTACACAAATTGATAGTTAGGCATGTGCCCTGTTTTTTCTAACCTCAGAAATGCATGCAGAATAGCTGGTGGAATGTCCTTTGTTTCAGCTAAACTGACCACAGTGACATTGCTTAGCCCCATAAGTAGCGTGGCCAAGGAAGCCTCCAGCTCAAACATATCCCCAGCAGAGGCGGAGGCCCCACCAATCAGCCCTCCAGAGTCTATCACCAGGATATGGTCACAGCCAAGATCCTGGCTGAAGCCATCTGCCACAGTGATGAGCTGCATGAAGGCGCCTCGGGAATTACAGCTCCTCCCTGTGGCAAAGCGCAGACCAAACATGGTGTTGAGCAGTGTGGATTTCCCTGTGCCTGGAACCCCCAGGGAGGATAGAACTACCAGCCGGGACCTCCTGTCCATGTGGACATGCAGCTCCTTGAGGAGCCCAGTGACCCAGCGGACAGGGATACTCAGAGTATCCCCATCAACCAGCTCTAGGGGCTGCCCTGTCAGCAGCAGCTCCACAGCCAGGTCTGGGAAGTGTGCAAAACGCCTCTGGCCAGCAGGCAGCCTCCCAGCCTCCACAAGGCAGCTCTCAGCCTCAAAGAACTGCCCCATCTCACGAAGGAAGTGTTCCACCCCCAAGGGCTCAGGCCAGAGCTGCTCACTTAAGTCAGAGGTCGCACCAAGCTTCGGTCTCAGGGTAAGGAATGTCTCTGGGGGCTGCCTTGGTCGGGGCTGGCCCACTCGTGCCAACCCCCACTCCATCCACCTTAGGAAGTACTGCTTCTCACTGGGAGAAGAGCTGCTGATCCCTGCAATGAACTCCTGCACCCCAGAAGCAGGATCTTGGCCATGCTGCTGCATTCTAAGCTCCAGAAACCGCCGCCTCAGCTCAGCTCGGTGCTTCTCTGGTGGATCTGGGGCCCACTGGAGCTGGCACAGTTCCCTCTCCACTTGGGCTGCCTTCCTCCCAGGGTCTCCTTGTAGCCTCAGTTCATCCCTCCTATAGACATCCAGGTCCTTGATCTTCCTAGTGATTCTCTCCATCCGGCCCTTTGCCTTCTGACACTCCTCACAGTCCTCATCGACTCTGAGGCCCAATTTGCGAGCAGCATGGGCCATGTCCTCCATCGACAGCCTTCTGCAGGGTGACCGTGCTATACTGCTCATGATCGCTCGGATCCTCCTCATGAAGCTCTCGCTGTCCGTGCTGCTGACCTTCACCAGAACATGCGAGTGGTCTATCTTCAGCACTGGGATCAACTTGTTCAGGAACCGCAGGTTTGTGTTCCGCTTCCCTCGGTATGGACTCAGGATAAAATAGTACTTTGTGCTTGACTCCTTCATGGAGTATAGCAATTTGTATTCCTTCCTACTGATGTTGTCAGtcagaataaacacagctgaggAGACTTCGCTCAGGAACTTAAACTGCAGCCAGTGAGACCCAATGTCGCCTCTCAAGTTCAGAAAAGCCATGGGCTCTGGGAAAACATCCAGGTCCTCCCTGCCACTGGGAAAGAACCAGGAAATTTCTACTAACCCATCTGCAATCTCCCGGGGATTTGTACCCAAGTTGAGGTCCCGATGCCAGAAGCAGTCCCACAGCCGGCGACCTGGGCTAAGGATGGCGTTGAGCAGTTGGGACTTGGAGTTGCTGCTGACATCCATGCGTACAAAAGCAAAGGTGGGCACCCTGGATAGGACCACACTGTCCTCCCGGAAGCTGCCCAGTCCTCGTGGGGGCTGGAACCACCAGGTCCGTACAACACCCCGCAGGGCCCATAGCAGAAAGGTGTGGTAGTGGTTTTCTGAGTCAGGTAACACAAGCGGGAGTGCAAACTGGCAGAGGGACATCTTCAACATGACCTCTTGCTGCAGAAAGCTGTCTGAGGACAGCAGGAGGGCACAGAGGAGGTCCAGGGGGTTCACAGGCGTGTCAGGCGTTGGGAGCTCAGAGAAGGAATAGATGTCATCAGCAGTGATGTCCTCAGCTGGGTCCCAGTAGATCATCTCTTCCCCCATCTGGCTCTCTTTCTCTGCGGGCCGTGCATCCAGAGGCGTATCCAGTACCATGGTGGTATTTCTGGCTTCAGGATTTAGGGCCTGTAGCTTTCTGAGGAAATGCCAAGGAAGGTCCTTGGGAACCTGAGGGGCCCAGTTCTTCATGCTGTCAAAACTGATCTTCAGTGAGTCCTGAAGACTGAGCTTCTGCTCCTGGTATGTCTCCAGTCCCAACAGGGACAGCATTTCCTGAAGCCTGCTTCTCTCCACTGTGGAAAAACAAGATGTGAGTGCTTAGCCTCAGTTCCCAAGTCAGGGCCAGAATAGAgctggaaagggagaaagggagagcctAGCATTAGGAAGGGTTGGAGAATTCCCCTCAGAGTGGGATACAGGCACAGGAGGCTCAGGGAATGTCAGGCTGACTAGTCAGGGCAGAGGGCAGAACCCTACATCACCTGATCCAGGTGTGTGTGGCATTAAAAACtgggagaacacacacacacacacacacacacacacacacacacacacacacagaaactgaGGAGCCATATTTAGGATTTAGGCAAGATCATATAAAGACATGGATTTCTAGTTTCTCCAGAAATCCGCAAGATCTGACACTAGCTCACAACTGACTGGAGTGTGTAATAGATGCAAGTTCCATCCCTGTCCACAATCCATGTCACAAGGTTATTCCAGTGCTCCTGGTGATACACCCTAACCCAGCACTGAGTTCCCTCAGTGTCACCAGGAAGTCCCTAAGGACACAATCACTATTCATACTGGTTTCCTAAGTTCTTTTGCTTTGCAAATAACTTGGAGCCATCTTAAGGAAAATATACAGCTGTCACTGATCACAGCTCAGCACTGTTTTGCAAATTTCAGGTCAACAACACAAGGTTTTTGCTGTTTCAGCTTttattgtctttgttgttgttgttgttggccttagggtttgaactcagggcctagacactgtccctgagcatttctgctcaaggttagtgctctaccctttgagcatagctccacttccagttttttggtggttaattggagataagaatctcacagattttccttgtccaggctggctttgaactgcagtccttaaatctcagcctcctgaatagctaggatgataggcacaaACCACAGTTGCCCAGCAATAATGCAGTTTTTAACTACAGTGAAATATTTGGTGCAGACGATTACTAAATAAGTACTTATTGGTGCAGATATTCAAACTTCAACATGGAAAATTTTAAATCTTACAAGTTGGATGCTCAAAACAgcattgctgggctgggaatatgacctagtgataaagtgctcatctcgcatacatgaagccctgggttcgactcctcagcaccacatacacagaaaaagccggaagtggcgctgtggctcaattggtagagtactagcctttagcaaaaagaagccagggacagtgctctggccctgagttcaagccccaggactggcaaaaaaccaaaaccaaaccaaaccaacttGTGGGTGGGCAGAATCAACCCTCCAACATCCAACTTGCAGgtaatatataaacatgtacaatCACAATTAGCTCATAGCTGGACACAGGGCTCAGTGTCATAAAGCAGAAGTAGGATCACCCCCGAAGTTACAAGGGGACTTGCAAACTTGTTACAAAAACAATTATATAGGAAGAATTGTACTGTGAAAGAAATATGTGTTAATCAGCTTTTCATAAATGAAACCAGGGGCAATAATTTTTCTTGCCTAGACATAATACAACTGTTTGAACAGCACAGTAGTAAAAGCGATTGAGAAAAGCCAGAGAAAATAACTGGGAAAAGAGAGCAAACAACTTTATTCCTCCATGTGTCTATACCTTATATTGGGCTGTTGGTAGACTATTAAGCATTTGTGGGCCAGTAGGCTGATCTGCAGAAGCCCCTGGACTAGATGAATCACTTCCAAAATTACTTGTACTTTAAATAATCACTTCAGAACTGGGAgctagttgctcatgcctataatcctagctactgaggaggctaagatctgaggatagtggttcaaagccacactgGACAAGAaattccttgagattcttatctccaattaactaccagaaaactggaagtggcactatggctcaaagtgctggagcactagccttgatcaaaactggtcagggatagagcccaggccctgagttcaagccccatgaacaaaacaaaagaaaacaaaaggaaacaaaaaaaaaatcacttcaggaTCTTGTTAGAAGGTGAATGGGTTTTATCCCCAAAGATATTAACTCACTATAGATACATTGAGAGGACCTCTGGTTACTTTATATGGTTAGTAAGCtgtgggcggaggggggggggcaggtgggagggggaggttgcattttggtttgtgtgtgtgtgttgccagacGATAAATGTTTGAGAAAGGGACTAGGGCAGCTTAGATCTGAGCACCTTGCCTTCCCAGGTGACTTGATTCAGTCAGGTGTGGGAAGTACCCACCTCCATAGATGATGTCCCCTCC is a window of Perognathus longimembris pacificus isolate PPM17 chromosome 2, ASM2315922v1, whole genome shotgun sequence DNA encoding:
- the LOC125346601 gene encoding up-regulator of cell proliferation isoform X2 codes for the protein MATPGIEVELLVKGHSDLGEVTSEIKASERQTTVAIADLEWREMEGDDCGFHYGDGTNEAQDNDFPTVERSRLQEMLSLLGLETYQEQKLSLQDSLKISFDSMKNWAPQVPKDLPWHFLRKLQALNPEARNTTMVLDTPLDARPAEKESQMGEEMIYWDPAEDITADDIYSFSELPTPDTPVNPLDLLCALLLSSDSFLQQEVMLKMSLCQFALPLVLPDSENHYHTFLLWALRGVVRTWWFQPPRGLGSFREDSVVLSRVPTFAFVRMDVSSNSKSQLLNAILSPGRRLWDCFWHRDLNLGTNPREIADGLVEISWFFPSGREDLDVFPEPMAFLNLRGDIGSHWLQFKFLSEVSSAVFILTDNISRKEYKLLYSMKESSTKYYFILSPYRGKRNTNLRFLNKLIPVLKIDHSHVLVKVSSTDSESFMRRIRAIMSSIARSPCRRLSMEDMAHAARKLGLRVDEDCEECQKAKGRMERITRKIKDLDVYRRDELRLQGDPGRKAAQVERELCQLQWAPDPPEKHRAELRRRFLELRMQQHGQDPASGVQEFIAGISSSSPSEKQYFLRWMEWGLARVGQPRPRQPPETFLTLRPKLGATSDLSEQLWPEPLGVEHFLREMGQFFEAESCLVEAGRLPAGQRRFAHFPDLAVELLLTGQPLELVDGDTLSIPVRWVTGLLKELHVHMDRRSRLVVLSSLGVPGTGKSTLLNTMFGLRFATGRSCNSRGAFMQLITVADGFSQDLGCDHILVIDSGGLIGGASASAGDMFELEASLATLLMGLSNVTVVSLAETKDIPPAILHAFLRLEKTGHMPNYQFVYQNLHDMSVPSPKPRDRRQLLDPPSDLSRAAAQMEKQGCGFRTLAGTAFCNPERQHVWHIPALWHGAPPMAAVSLGYSEAIFELKRCLLENIRNGLSNQNKNIQQLIELVRRP
- the LOC125346601 gene encoding up-regulator of cell proliferation isoform X3 — encoded protein: MEGDDCGFHYGDGTNEAQDNDFPTVERSRLQEMLSLLGLETYQEQKLSLQDSLKISFDSMKNWAPQVPKDLPWHFLRKLQALNPEARNTTMVLDTPLDARPAEKESQMGEEMIYWDPAEDITADDIYSFSELPTPDTPVNPLDLLCALLLSSDSFLQQEVMLKMSLCQFALPLVLPDSENHYHTFLLWALRGVVRTWWFQPPRGLGSFREDSVVLSRVPTFAFVRMDVSSNSKSQLLNAILSPGRRLWDCFWHRDLNLGTNPREIADGLVEISWFFPSGREDLDVFPEPMAFLNLRGDIGSHWLQFKFLSEVSSAVFILTDNISRKEYKLLYSMKESSTKYYFILSPYRGKRNTNLRFLNKLIPVLKIDHSHVLVKVSSTDSESFMRRIRAIMSSIARSPCRRLSMEDMAHAARKLGLRVDEDCEECQKAKGRMERITRKIKDLDVYRRDELRLQGDPGRKAAQVERELCQLQWAPDPPEKHRAELRRRFLELRMQQHGQDPASGVQEFIAGISSSSPSEKQYFLRWMEWGLARVGQPRPRQPPETFLTLRPKLGATSDLSEQLWPEPLGVEHFLREMGQFFEAESCLVEAGRLPAGQRRFAHFPDLAVELLLTGQPLELVDGDTLSIPVRWVTGLLKELHVHMDRRSRLVVLSSLGVPGTGKSTLLNTMFGLRFATGRSCNSRGAFMQLITVADGFSQDLGCDHILVIDSGGLIGGASASAGDMFELEASLATLLMGLSNVTVVSLAETKDIPPAILHAFLRLEKTGHMPNYQFVYQNLHDMSVPSPKPRDRRQLLDPPSDLSRAAAQMEKQGCGFRTLAGTAFCNPERQHVWHIPALWHGAPPMAAVSLGYSEAIFELKRCLLENIRNGLSNQNKNIQQLIELVRRP
- the LOC125346601 gene encoding up-regulator of cell proliferation isoform X1, with the protein product MVPAATDPEARWGCLRRPAAGSAAALHAGSCGLRVRAARIEVELLVKGHSDLGEVTSEIKASERQTTVAIADLEWREMEGDDCGFHYGDGTNEAQDNDFPTVERSRLQEMLSLLGLETYQEQKLSLQDSLKISFDSMKNWAPQVPKDLPWHFLRKLQALNPEARNTTMVLDTPLDARPAEKESQMGEEMIYWDPAEDITADDIYSFSELPTPDTPVNPLDLLCALLLSSDSFLQQEVMLKMSLCQFALPLVLPDSENHYHTFLLWALRGVVRTWWFQPPRGLGSFREDSVVLSRVPTFAFVRMDVSSNSKSQLLNAILSPGRRLWDCFWHRDLNLGTNPREIADGLVEISWFFPSGREDLDVFPEPMAFLNLRGDIGSHWLQFKFLSEVSSAVFILTDNISRKEYKLLYSMKESSTKYYFILSPYRGKRNTNLRFLNKLIPVLKIDHSHVLVKVSSTDSESFMRRIRAIMSSIARSPCRRLSMEDMAHAARKLGLRVDEDCEECQKAKGRMERITRKIKDLDVYRRDELRLQGDPGRKAAQVERELCQLQWAPDPPEKHRAELRRRFLELRMQQHGQDPASGVQEFIAGISSSSPSEKQYFLRWMEWGLARVGQPRPRQPPETFLTLRPKLGATSDLSEQLWPEPLGVEHFLREMGQFFEAESCLVEAGRLPAGQRRFAHFPDLAVELLLTGQPLELVDGDTLSIPVRWVTGLLKELHVHMDRRSRLVVLSSLGVPGTGKSTLLNTMFGLRFATGRSCNSRGAFMQLITVADGFSQDLGCDHILVIDSGGLIGGASASAGDMFELEASLATLLMGLSNVTVVSLAETKDIPPAILHAFLRLEKTGHMPNYQFVYQNLHDMSVPSPKPRDRRQLLDPPSDLSRAAAQMEKQGCGFRTLAGTAFCNPERQHVWHIPALWHGAPPMAAVSLGYSEAIFELKRCLLENIRNGLSNQNKNIQQLIELVRRP
- the LOC125346601 gene encoding up-regulator of cell proliferation isoform X4 is translated as MLSLLGLETYQEQKLSLQDSLKISFDSMKNWAPQVPKDLPWHFLRKLQALNPEARNTTMVLDTPLDARPAEKESQMGEEMIYWDPAEDITADDIYSFSELPTPDTPVNPLDLLCALLLSSDSFLQQEVMLKMSLCQFALPLVLPDSENHYHTFLLWALRGVVRTWWFQPPRGLGSFREDSVVLSRVPTFAFVRMDVSSNSKSQLLNAILSPGRRLWDCFWHRDLNLGTNPREIADGLVEISWFFPSGREDLDVFPEPMAFLNLRGDIGSHWLQFKFLSEVSSAVFILTDNISRKEYKLLYSMKESSTKYYFILSPYRGKRNTNLRFLNKLIPVLKIDHSHVLVKVSSTDSESFMRRIRAIMSSIARSPCRRLSMEDMAHAARKLGLRVDEDCEECQKAKGRMERITRKIKDLDVYRRDELRLQGDPGRKAAQVERELCQLQWAPDPPEKHRAELRRRFLELRMQQHGQDPASGVQEFIAGISSSSPSEKQYFLRWMEWGLARVGQPRPRQPPETFLTLRPKLGATSDLSEQLWPEPLGVEHFLREMGQFFEAESCLVEAGRLPAGQRRFAHFPDLAVELLLTGQPLELVDGDTLSIPVRWVTGLLKELHVHMDRRSRLVVLSSLGVPGTGKSTLLNTMFGLRFATGRSCNSRGAFMQLITVADGFSQDLGCDHILVIDSGGLIGGASASAGDMFELEASLATLLMGLSNVTVVSLAETKDIPPAILHAFLRLEKTGHMPNYQFVYQNLHDMSVPSPKPRDRRQLLDPPSDLSRAAAQMEKQGCGFRTLAGTAFCNPERQHVWHIPALWHGAPPMAAVSLGYSEAIFELKRCLLENIRNGLSNQNKNIQQLIELVRRP